In Sphingomonas sp. LT1P40, the DNA window GGAAAAGCGCGCCAGCCAGCCCGGCTCGTCCGATTGCGACAGGCCGCGCGGCTGGACCGGTGCCTCGCCATTGGCGATCGCGGCATAGGCGGCGGTCAGTTCCAGCAGCGAGACGGAGGAGGTGCCCAACGCGATCGACGCCTCGCTGTCGATCGGCGTGGTGATGCCAAGGTCGCGTGCCGCGCGGATCACCGCCGCCGGCCCGACATCCTTGATTAGCCGCGCCGCCGCGACATTGCTCGACCGCGCGAACGCCTGCCGCAACGTGATCTCGCCCAAGTAACGCCCGTCGCTGTTCTTCGGCGACCAGTCGCCGATCGTCACCGGCTCGTCGAGCACCATCGAGTCCGGCGTCATGCCGCTGCGCAACGCCGCCAGATAAACGAACAGCTTGAACGTCGATCCCGGCTGCCGCCGCGCCTGAGTCGCGCGATTGAACGGCGATTGCCCATAATTCTTGCCGCCGACCATCGCAATCACGCGCCCGTCGGGCCGCATTGCGACGATCGCGATCTGCGATTTGCGTAAACCCGCATTGCGCACCGCGCGTTCGGCGGCGCGCTGCATCTTCGTCTCCAGCGTCGTCGTGACCGTCTGTTCGGTCGCGATCTCGCCATCATTGTCGCGCGCGGCGGGCAGTACCCAGTCGGCGAAGTAAGTGCCGGTCGGCAAAGCCTTGCTCCGCGCCAGCCGCAACCGCGCGGGCGAAATATCCGCCGCCTCGGCCTCGGTCAGCAACCCGGCATCGACCATCGTGCCGATCACCACCGCCTGCCGCTCCTGTGCGCCCTTCAAATTCGACGACGGGGCCAGCCGCGACGGGGCCTTGACCAGTCCCGCCAGCATCGCCGCCTGTCCGGTCGTCAGTTCCACCGCCGGACGGCTGAAATAATGCCGCGCCGCCGCGTCCAGCCCATATTGATTGTCGCCGAAATAGACGTTGGACAGATAGCGCGACAGGATCTCGTCCTTGGTCAGCCACGCCTCCAGCCAGAAGGCGATCAGCACCTCCTGAAACTTCCGCCCGAATGTTCGCCTGGAATCGAGAAAGGCGTTCTTCGCCAGCTGCTGCGTGATCGTGCTGCCGCCCTGCGAGCTGCCGCTGGTGAAGACGTTATTGACGAAGGCGCGCAGGATACCGCGCGGATCGACGCCCCAGTGCGACCGAAAACGGCGATCCTCGACCGCGACGAACGCGTCGACGACATGCACCGGCAGCGCCGCTGCATCCACGGGCTTGCCCACCACCGCGCCGGTCTTGGCGATCGGATCACCCTCGGCCGACAGCAACGTCACCGACGGCGGCACGGGCGGCTCCAGCGATTTGGACAGGGGTGCTGTAAAGACCAGCCACGCGACCGCCGCCAGAAACAACAGGATCAGTGTGGCCAATATCCGCCCGAACCACCGCCAGCGGCGACGGCGATAGGCGACCGGCAAATTGCTCGTATAGCCACCCGGCGGCAGGCCACCGCCATTCGGGCCGCCGTTCGGATGGATCGGGCCAGCGGTTGCGCGCGCGTCCGCGATCTCGGGGTACAATGTGTCGTAACGCATGGGGCCAGTCACTGTATTACCCCATTAGAACAGCGGGTTCAAGCGCCCGCCGCCGCGCGCGATGCGAAGCGGCGGGCGCTCGCGTCATTTGGCCGCAGGTTTCGCCGCCGATGCCTCCATCAGGCCCGGCACATAAGCCCCGCCCTCCAGCACCTGCAGACTCGATCCCGTCAGGTCGCCGCCGATCGGCTGCGCCTTGCCGCCCAGGCACTTCGCCAGGAATCCTTCGCTGATGCCAAAGAAGCTGAGGCGATTTTCCGGCCGCACGAACCCGTGCCCCTCGTCCGGATAGTTGATGTAGGTCACCGGCAGCTTGCGCGCCTTCATGGCTGCCACGATCTGGTCGCTCTCCGCCTTCACCACGCGCGGATCGTTGCCGCCCTGTCCGATCAGCAGCGGCTTGGTGATCGCATCGACCTTGCTGATCGGCGATTGCGCCATCATCCGCTTGAGATCCTCGGGCTTACCCGGATCGCCGATATGCTTGTAGAACGTCCCTTCCAGGATCGGGCGCCAATAGGGCGGGAAGCTCTCCATCAACGTCTTCAGGTTCGACGGCCCGACGATATCCACGCCGCACGCGAACGTCTCCGGCGTGAAGGTCAGCCCGACCAATGTCGCATAGCCGCCATAGGAGCCGCCCATGATCGCGACCTTGTCCTTGGTCGTGACGCCGCCCTTGATCGACCAGTCGACCGCGTCGATCAGATCCTGATGCATCTTGCCCGACCATTCGCCGATCGCGGCGTTGACGAAGCCCTTCCCGAAGCCGGTCGATCCGCGATAATTGACACTCAGCACCGCATAGCCGCGATCAGCCAGCCACTGATGCGCGCTGTTATAGCCATAGGCGTCGCGCGCCCATGGGCCGCCATGCACGAACAGCACCAGCGGCACCGGCTTGTCGGGCTTGCCGTCCTTGTTGGCATCCGAACCGGCGGGCAGCGTCAGATAGCTGACCAATGTCTTGCCGTCGCCGGTCGGGATTTCCACCGGCCACATCGGCTGCAGCTTGTACGCCGACAGGTCCGGCCGCGTCTCGTACAGCTTGGTCAGCGTCTTCGCCTTGCGGTCATAGATATAGGCCGTCGCCGGTGCCTCCGCCGCGCTTGCCGCGACGATCATTTTCGACCCGTCGTCGGTCGCCGACATGATCGAGACTTCGCCCGGCAGCTTCGACTTCAGGAAATCGAGATCGCCCTTCGCCTCGGCGTTCAGCGGCGTCCATTCGTTCTTCAGATAGTTCACCGAATAGGCGATCGGCTCATAGGTCTCGGGGTCGGTCAGCAGTCCCTGAATATCCGCTTTCTCGCTGCCCGCGATCACTTCGGTCTTCAGGCTGGCCGCGTCCATCTTCACCAACGCCGCCTTGTCGCGCCCGCGACTGTCCACCCAATAGAGCGTCGTGCCGTCGCGGTTGAAGCCGATTGGGCTGGTGGTGAAGAAGTCCTCGTTCGCCACCGTCAGCACTTCGGCCCATTTGCCGTCCGCGCCCGCGCGGAAATATTTGGAGCCGCCGCCCGGCACCTGCTGCATCGCAAAGCGGGGCTTCAGCATATTGTCGGTCACCCAGCCGCCATAGCCGGGGTTTTCCAGCACCAGCTTCTTGGCACCGGTCTTGTAATTGATCTCCCACAGGTCGAAAAATTGCGGGTTGCGGTCGTTCAGCCCGACCAGCACGACGTCGGGACGCAGCTTGCTCACGCCCTGAATCTGCGCGCGCACCTTGTCCACCGCCGGGGTCAGCGCGGTGTCCTTGCCATCTGCGATCGCCACCGAATGGATGCGGAAATTCTCGTTCCCGCCGGCATCCTGCTGATAGATGATGTGCTGCCCGTCGGGTGCCCAGAAATAGCTTTGCAGCCCGCGCTTGGTTTCCTTGGTGATTGCCTTCGCCGCGCCGACATTGGCGATCGGCGCGACCCACACGTTCATCACCCCATCGACCGGGGCCAACCAGCTGACATGCTTGCCATCGGGGCTGATCTGTCCGCCCGACCGGCTGGGGTTGCCGAAGATCTTCGCGCGCGGGATCAGCGTATCGGCCCCCGCTTGCGGCGGCGTTGCGACAGCAGCACCTGCGCCAAGCAGAACCGCGCCCGAAAGCAGGGCGATAACGAATCGTTTCATGGTGAAGCCTCCCGTTGAATAACGGAAGGCTATCACGACAAGTGTATTGTTACAATAATACAGCCCGGACTATTCGACCCGCACGAAATCAAGGTGATGAAAGTCGTAGCTGAAGTCTGCCAGCGGCGAGAGCGCCTTCATCTTCACCCCCGTCACCTTGCCCGCCGCCACGGCGAAACTGACCACCGCATCCTCGCCCGCCCCCGGTGCGAACCGCGTGCGGAACGCATCCGGACCCCACGGCTCAAGCACACTCTTGAACGCCGCCGTCGGCACGAACTCGATGTTCAGCTTGCCGCGCTTCACCGCGACGATGATGTCGCCATACCAGGCATCCCGGTATCGCCCGGCATAGGCCGTCAGCGCCAAACTCGGCCCGCCCTCCGGCGGCTTCGCCTCGCTCGCCGCCATCGCCGCCACATCGGCATCGCGCGCCAGCTTGGTCCGCGCGACCGTGCTGCCGACCCAGTCATAAGCCGGCGTCACCCCCAGCAGATGATCGAGCAGCGCGTTGCGGATGCCGCCCGACACCGCATCCTCGGTGTTGCTGAATACAGCGACGCCGATCCCGGCGGAGGGGATGAACGCGGTCTGCGTCACCTGTCCCGACAGCCCGCCCGAATGGCTGATAAGCCGCTTGCCCCGGAAATCCTGCACGATCCATCCCAGCGCATAGCCCTGCATCACCGGGCGCGCCGGGTTCAGGTCAGTGCCGCCGTCGCTCGACGCCATGATCGTCTGCGGCTTCCACATTTCCGCCGCCGCTTCCTTGCTCCACAGCCTTTTGCCATCGGGCAGCGCGCCCAGCGCCAACTGCGCCTCCAGCCATTTGGCGATGTCGGTCACGCTGGCGTTGATCCCCGCCCCGGCATCGACCAGCGCGCCCTCGTCCGGCTGGATCACCGTCATCGCCCCGCTCCCACGCACCGGCGGCCCCATCCGCCCGTGCCGCCCCGCGACGTTCTCGGTCCTGAGCAAGTCACGCGACGCCACCGCGTCCACCATCCCCAGCGGTTTCAACAACCGTGCAGCGATGAACTCGCGCCAAGACATCCCCGACAGCCGCTCGATCAGCACCCCCGCGACGATGTAGAGGATATTGTCGTAATCATAGCCCGACCGGAACCCGCGGACGGGTTTGAGCACCTGCAACGCCCGGATCACCTGTGCCGCATCGGCGCTCGATTGCGGAAAGTACATCAGGTCCCCCGCCCCCAGCGGCAGGCCGGACCGGTGCACCAGCAGATCGCGCACAGTGAACATCCCCGTCACCGCCGGATCGGCCATCCTGAAATCGGGCAGATGCTTCGTCAGCACATCGTCCCAGTCCAGCTTCTTCTCCTCGACCAGCATCGCCAGCGCGGCGGCGGTGAACGCCTTTGAATTGGACGCGATCCCGAACCGCGTATGCGCGTCCACGAGTGCGGCCCTGCCCAGCGTCCGCACGCCATAGCCCTTGAGGAATGGCGCAGCCCCCTTCCGCACGACGGCGATACCGACCCCCGGCGTCTCGAACGCCTTCATGAATTCCCCAACAATCCGGTCGATCGCGGCATCGGGCGACGCGGCATCCTGCGCCCAGACCGGCAGGCTGAATGCCGCCGCCCCGCCCAGTCCCAACGCCAGCGCGCGCCGCCGATCCACCGTAAACCCGCTCATCGAAAACCTCCGCTTCAGCCGCAGCCTAACCTGCAAACGCCGATTGTCGAGGACGGGAGGATGGGTCTGAATTTCGTCCAGGTGGAGCCGAAACGTGGGATTTGCGAGCACCGGAGCGTAGCGTACTTCAGTATGTGAGCACCGGAGCACAGGAAATCGCGCGTTGCAGGCCCGCCTGGGCGGAATTCAGACCCATCCTCAGGCGAGCAGTTCGATGTCCCAGTAAAGCCAATCCCGCCACGTCTCATGCAAATACCCCGGCGGAAAGCTCCGCCCATGGTCCTGCAGCTGCCAGTTGGTCGGCCGGATCGGCGCGACGTGCAGCGGCATCGCGGCCTGTTTCGGCGTGCGCCCACCCTTTTTCAGATTGCACGGCGCGCACGCGGTGGCGACATTCTCCCATGTCGTCCGCCCGCCCTGTGCACGCGGAATGACATGATCAAACGTCAAATCGCGCCCGGTACCGCAATATTGGCACTCGAACTTGTCGCGCAGGAACAGGTTGAACCGCGTGAACGCCGGGAATTGCGACGGCCGCACATATTGCTTCAGCGCGATGACCGACGGCAGCTTGATCGCCGCGTTCGGGCTGCGCACCTCGCGCTCATAATGGCTGACGATGTCGACGCGATCCAGGAACACCGCCTTGATCGCGGTCTGCCACGGCCACACGCTCAACGGATAGTATGACAGCGGGGTGTAATCGGCGTTGAGCACCAGCGCGGGGCACCCGTCAGGATGGCGGATCAGATCGGGATGGTACATGGTCCCCCTCGTGCCCGTTGCAGCCAGTCCGCCTCTCGCCACGAAGCGTTACGTCGTCATGACACCATATGGTATGACTCGCGGTCAAGGCCCTACAACATGATCGTGACGCGTTTCGCGCCAAGTCCTACCGGACGGTTGCATCTGGGCCACGCTTTCTCCGCAATCCAGGCGCACGACTTCGCCCGCGCACGCGGCGGTCGCTTCCTGCTGCGGATCGAGGATATCGACGGCACCCGCAGCCGCCCCGAGCATGTCGAGACGATTCTGCGCGACCTCGAATGGCTCGGCCTGAACTGGGATGGCGACATCGTCTTCCAGTCCGACCGCCTCCCCCGCTACGAAGCCGCCCTCGAAACCCTGCGGTCCCGCAACCTCATTTACCCCTGCTTCTGCACCCGCGCCGACATCGCCGCCAGCACCAGCGCCCCCCATGGACCCGAGGGCGCAATCTACCCCGGCACGTGCCGCGGGCTGCCAGCACCGGACCTGTCAAAGCCGCACTGCTGGCGGCTGGATATGAAGGCTGCTCTCGTTGCGACGGGGGATGCCCCGCTCACCTTCCACGACTCCCGCCACGGCCGCACCATCGCCCGGCCAGCCCTTCACAGCGACGTCGTCCTCGCGCGCAAGGACGCCCCCGCCTCGTACCACCTCGCCGTCACGCTCGACGACGCCGCGCAGCACGTCACCGATATCGTGCGCGGCGAAGACCTGCTGCCCGCCACGCACGTCCACCGTCTGCTTCAGGCTTTGCTCGACCTGCCCACCCCCAGCTACCACCACCACGCCCTGCTCACCGGCCCGGACGGCCAACGCCTCGCCAAGCGCCACGACGCCCCCACCCTCGCCGCCCTGCGTGAAGGCGGGGCCGACGGCCGCGCCCTCGCCGACACGCTGCGCGACGGCAAACTGCCGGTTGGAATCCGCGCCGAAAATCCCTAAATACCGCGCACGGGAACCCATCGAACCCTATCAGGAAACGCCCATGAAAATCTTCCTCATCCTCCTGCTGATCGCCGCCATGATCGCAACCGTCGTCGCGCTCGTCCGCGGCATCGTGTCCTTCCTGAAAGTGACCGAGGAAGACCTGAAAAACGGCACCGGCCCCAGCCAGGCCGCGCTCAAATCGAACAAGATGATGCAGCAGCGCATCCTGTTCCAGGGCGTCGCCATCGCCATCGTCGCGCTCCTGTTGCTGATGGCGAGCAGCAGCTAACGCCGTTGGTAAAACTAACCAAAATCTACACCCGCACCGGCGACGACGGCACCACCGGGCTGGTCGACGGTTCGCGCTTGCCCAAATCCGACCCCCGCATGGCCGCGATCGGCGATGTCGATGAGGCCAACAGCGCAATCGGCGTCGCCATTGCCGCGCTGGGCGGCGCGCACCCCGCCGACCTGCTGGAGTCGATCCAGAACGACCTGTTCGATCTCGGTGCCGATCTCGCCACCCCCGGCGAGGACTTCACCCCCGGCGAAATGACCCTGCGCATCGTCGCGCCCCAAGTCACCCGCCTCGAAACCGCGATCGACGCCGCCAACGAGTCGCTCACACCCTTACGCAGCTTCATCCTCCCCGGCGGCACCCCCGCCGCCGCCGCACTCCACCTCGCCCGCGCGATCGTCCGCCGCGCCGAACGCAGCGCTGTCGCCGCGGCCAGCCAGGTTTCGCTAAACCCGCTGGCACTTCAATATCTTAACCGCTTGTCGGACTTGCTCTTCGTTCTTTGCCGCAGCGTGAACCTTTCGGCGGGCGGAGACGTTTTATGGAAACCAGGAGCCAATCGCTGACGTAACGACTTGTCGTCCGTCGCATTCTGGTCTAGGAGAACAGAATGCGAACGAAGGCGATGCCCGCCGCGTGTAGCTCAACGCTTGAAGCGCGGTTCCACCGGGTCCGCGACCTGTCCGTGCAACTCGCCGCGCCCCTGTCCGACGCCGACGCCACGGCCCAGTCGATGGGCGACGCCTCGCCCGCAAAATGGCATTTGGCGCACACGACATGGTTCTTCGAGACCTTCATTCTGCGCGATCACGTTCCCGGCTATGTGCTCCACGACGAACGCTTCCCGTTCCTGTTCAACAGCTATTACGAGGCCGAGGGTCAGCGCCACGCGCGCGGACGTCGCGGCATGCTCACCCGCCCCTCGCTCGACGAAGTGCTGGCTTATCGCGCCACCGTCGATGCCGCGCTGATCGTCACGCTCCCCGATTTCCCCGACGTCGCCCGCGCGCTGGTCGAACTCGGCTGCCAGCATGAGGAGCAGCATCAGGAGCTGCTGCTCACCGATATCCTGCACCTAATGTCGTACAACCCGCTCGAACCCGCACTCTTCCCCGCAGCCCCCAAAATCCCCGTTGGCGTCCCCGACCCGGTCGGCTGGATCACGGGCAAGACGGGCGCGCATGAAAATGGTGTAAATCCGTCAAGTGTGTCAAAAAACGAAACGCCACCGTTCAGCAACTTCGCTTTCGATTGCGAGACTCCTCGCCATGCGACCTTGCTTCATCCCCACGCCATCGCCGACCGCACCGTTACCAATGGCGAATGGATTCAGTTTATCGAGGACGGCGGCTATGCCGACCCGCGCCACTGGCTGTCAGACGGCTGGACGTGGGTAAAGGCGCAGGCGATCGATGCTCCGCTCTATTGGGAACAGCGCGACGGCATGTGGACCCGCTTCGGCCTGGACGGTCGCCGCGCAATCGACCCCGCCGCCCCGGTCACTCATGTCAGTTTTTATGAAGCCGACGCCTATGCCAGCTGGGCCGGTGCGCGCCTGCCGACCGAGGCCGAATGGGAATCCGCCGCATCCGCGCACGATCCGCTGTCGGGTAATCAGCTCGACGCTGCCGGCCCGGTTGAACCGCGTCCCTCGACCTCCGGCCCGGCGTTCTTTGGCGATGTGTGGGAATGGACCGGCAGCGCCTATCGCCCCTATCCCGGCTTCCGCACCGCCGAGGGCGCGGTCGGCGAGTATAATGGCAAGTTCATGAGCGGTCAGTTTGTCCTGCGCGGCGGCAGCTGCGCCACGCCGCGCGGCCATGTCCGCCCCAGCTACCGCAACTTCTTCTACCCCCATCAACGCTGGCAATTCACCGGCGTCCGGCTGGCGAAAGACCTCTGAGATGCTGAAACAGGAGATCGAAGACGGCCAGCGCAGCCTCGCCGATCCGGCCTTCCGCGCCGATGTGCTGAACGGCCTGAGCGCGCGTCCGCGCGCCGTTCCCGCGCGCTGGTTTTACGACCGGCGCGGGTCGGAGCTGTTCGAAGCGATCACGGCGTTGGCCGAATATTACCCGACCCGCACTGAAACCGCGCTGCTGGAAACCGTCTGCCCCGAAGTCGCAACCACCTTCGGCACCGGCGGCGCAGTGGTCGAGTTCGGCTCCGGTTCCTCGGTCAAGACGCCAATCCTGCTGCGCGCCGTCCGCCCCGCCGCCTATGTCCCGATCGATATCTCCGGCGATTTCCTGCGCGATTCCTCACGTACCCTCGCCGCCGCTTTCCCCGATATCGCGATACAGCCGGTCGAGGGCGATTTCCTCAAACCCCTGAACCTGCCGCGCGGCATTGGCGGCCTTCCCCGGCTCGGCTTTTTCCCCGGCTCGACCATCGGCAACATGGCCCCGGTCGCGGCAATCGACATGCTACGCGCGATGCGTGACTCGCTCGGCGAAGGTGCATCGCTGCTGATCGGCATCGACCGCATCAAATCGCCCGATATCCTGGTCCCCGCCTATGACGACGCACACGGTGTCACCGCCGCATTCAACCTCAACTTGCTCGCCCGGATCAACCGCGAGCTGAACGGCGACATTCCCCTCGACGCATTCCGCCATATCGCCCGCTGGAACGACGACCTCGCCCGCATTGAGATGCATCTGGAGGCCATGCGCGACGTGGATTTCGAGGTCGATGGCCGCCCGTTTGCGATAACCGCTGGCGAAACCATCCACACCGAAAACAGCCACAAATACGGTCCGCGCGACGCCCGCCTGCTGCTTGCAGCCGGTGGCTGGACCGTCACCGATGAATGGACCGATCCGGACGACATGTTCGCCCTTTACCTCGCAAAGGCCGAAGCTCCCGCCACCGCGCCCTAACCTCTTGCAATGTTGGATTTCGCCTGAGAGAATCCGGCCCGCTCTTTCTCATCGCCAGCCTCTTCACTCTCACGCGATAGCAGTGTGACTATTGTGACTTTTCGCTGCGAACAACTCGTCGGGGAAAGCGCGCAACCTCACCGAACTGGTCCGCGATCTCGCAACCGATCACCTCCCGGTCGCCGCTGACCACCCAGACATGCGCCTCGACGCCCTTGTCCGCGCTCTGCCGCACGCCATAGCACAGCGTCGATGCGATCCGCCGCCGCCGCAGCATCCAGTGTACCGCCAGTCCCTTTTGAAAGCACACCGTCCGCCACGGCACCCGGCGTGCCGCCGCTTCCACGGCCCAGCCCATCCGCACCAGTTCTGCCTGCTCGCCCGCCCGCGTCGTGCCGTCACCGCCCGCCATCGCCGCCACGCGCCGGAACCGCAGCACGCCAATCGCCAGCGAAGCCGCCGCCAGCGTCGCCGCCGCCTCCGCCACGATCAGGAAATCGCCAGCCGATCGGATCGCTCAGCCCTCCCGGACCAGCTCGACCAGTCCCTCGCGCTCGAGCTCTTCGAGCACCTCGGTCACATCCGCCGCACAGGTTTCGGCATCGACCTCATATTCCGCCGTCAGCACCGCGCAGATCTCGTCCAGCGTCTGCGGTGCCTCGATCAACGCCCATATCCGCGTCGCCGGGCCATTGAAACCATAGGCGGTACCATTGTCGATATGCAGGCCAACCAGCTCACCATCGACCTCGGCCTCGAGCAAACCAGCCTGGCGGGAAATGCGGGTTATGGGTCGGGAATCGGTCATGTCCCCTCCCTATCGCCCGCCTCCAGCGCAAGCAACGCGAACGACGCCAGCCAGTGGCTGCCCATATAATGATCGTCGAGATGCGGCAGGCTGGCCGCCAGATGCGCCGCCGCGGTCGCCTCCAGCAAATCGGTCAACGGCCCCGGTGCCAGCGCCGCCGCAATCCCTCGCCAGCACCACGCCCGGCTCAAATTCAGCCCATCAAGATGCGCGATCTTCCCGTCGCTCCGGTCGGACACATAAGCGGGTTCAAACAGCGTCACAGGTCGCCCCGCCGCCGCTTCCGGCAGAAACCCGGCAAACCAGTCGGCAAACTCAGCCCGCCCCAACACCCGGCTCATCAACAACGCTTCGCTCAGCGCCGACGACAAGAATTCGTCCCCACCCGGCTCCCACGCCTGACATCCCCGGTCAGCCCCGAACCAGCTTACCGCCCGCGCCTCGATCAAGCCGACAAGCTCGGCATCTCGATGCTCGGCCCATTCCAGCGCCATCGTCAGCGCAAAGCTGGTATTGAAATGCGTTCCCACCCGGATCGGATAGGTCAGCTTCGGCAAGTAGGCCTTAAACCGCTGGGCAAACGCCAGCGCCAGCGGCTCCAGCGCCGCCGCCCATGGCCCGTCATGCCGCGCCAGCTCGCCATGCAGCGCCAGCAACCAGCCCCAGCCATAGGGCCGCTCGAACGTCGCGGAATAGGGCCGGTCGAGATAGGCCCGCTCCCCCGCCACCTTGTCCGGCACCAGCATCTCGTCAGCCCGCGCCCGGATCGCAGTCGCCTCGGGCAATTCCGGAAACAGCCGCGCAATCCGCATCACCTGCCACCAGCCATGGACACAGCTATGCCAGTCGAAACTGCCGTGAAAGATCGGATGAAACTCGATCGGCGGGCGCGCATCCCCCGGCCCGGCCAGCACATGATCCATCTTGTACGGATATTGCTGCCCCAGATGCGACAATGTCAGCCGCGCGAACCGTCCCGCCGTCTCCGCATCCAGCCGCATCACCGAAACCCCAACCACCAGATCAACAGGATATTGACCCCCAGCAGCGGCAACGCCGTCGCCAGCTGCGCCTTGATAACCCCGTTGCGGTCTTTCAGTTCGAGTAAGGCGGCTGGCACCAGATTGAAGTTCGCCGCCATCGGCGTCATCAGCGTCCCGCAGAATCCGGCGAGCATCCCGATCGCCCCGATCACCGCCGGATCGCCGCCATATTGCCGGATCAGCAGCGGCACGCCGATCGCCGCCGCCATCACCGGGAATGCGGCGAACGCATTGCCCATAATCATCGTGAACAACGCCATACCGAGCGCGAACACCAGCACGGTCAGGAATATGCTGCCCCCCGGAATCACCGCCCGCGTCGCATCGCCGATCACCGTGCCGACCCCGGCGGCGGCGAACACCACGCCCAGCGCCGCCAACATCTGTGGCAGCACCGCCGCCCAGCCGATCGAATCGATCAGCCGCCGCCCCTCCTGCATCGGCGCCACTGCCGGCGGTCTCAACCACACGAACAGCACCAGCACCGCCGCCAGCACGCCGACGCCCAGCAGCACATAGGTCTCACGCTTCGCCTCGATCAGCCCCGAACTGCCCAGCGGCGTGTAATTGTAGAGCAAGGTCCCGATCAGTGCGGTTGCCGGGATGATGAGCGCGGGCAGGAACAGCCGGTTCCCCAACCGCAAGCTGAACGCCTCGCGCTCCGCTTCGCTCGTCGTCGGCGGATCGCCGCGCCCAATCGCCCCGAACCCAGCCAGCCCGGCAAGGCCCAGCACCAGCACCCCGTTGCCCAGATCGCCGATATAGGATCCGCCGAGCAAACTCAGCGCCATTAGCCCCCAGAACGCCGCATTGCCCAACCTTTTGCCATTGGTCCGGTCGAGCGCGCTCAGCCCAGCGAATGTCGAGAACATGAAGCCAGCGAGGATATACAGCGCCGACAACCCGATCATCGCCGCGCCCGCCCCAACCGGCGGTCGAGCAGCAACAGCCGCGCCGCATGGATGGCGAACGCGGCAATCGCCGTCGGGATCGCCCACACCGCCAGCTCCAGCGGGGCAAGGACGATGCCGTATGTCGCCAGCGTCGCCTGAATCAACACGATCGATCCAATGGCGAAGAAGATGTCTTCGCCAAAGAACAGCCCGACATTGTCCGTCGCCGCCGCCTGTGCCTTAACCGTCTCGGTCTCCTCCTCGTTCAAGCTGCCATGCTGCTGCTCCGCCGCCGCCAGTGCCATCGGTGCCACTAAAGGCCGCACCGTCTGCGGGTGACCCGCAGTCGAATGCAACCCGATCGCCGCCGTGATCTGACGATACAACAGGTAAAGGATCAACAGCCGCCCCGCCGTCGCCCGCCGAAACCCGCCAATCACCGCCCGCGCCCGCTGCTGCAGTCCATAGCGCTCAAGCAGCCCGATCACCGGCAGCACGATCCACACGATGGCAATGATGCGATTGTCGTTAAACGCCTTGCCGAACGCCGAGATCACCTCGACCGGCCCCATCCCCGCCAGCAAGCCGGTGACGAGCGCCGAGGCCGTGACCACCAGCATCGGATTGAGCTTCAGCGCGAAACCGATGACCACCACAAGGATGCCGAGCAACGGCAGCCAGCTCATGCGTTATACCCCCCGCCGCCGGGCGTCAGGATCGTGAACACCTCGCCGGCTTCCATCTCGACTGACGCCGTCGCGCCCAGTTCCTCGACCGATCCGTCAGCGCGCTCGATCCGGTTGACCCCCGCCGCACCGTCCTCACCGCCCGCGAACCCGAACG includes these proteins:
- a CDS encoding transglycosylase domain-containing protein, with amino-acid sequence MRYDTLYPEIADARATAGPIHPNGGPNGGGLPPGGYTSNLPVAYRRRRWRWFGRILATLILLFLAAVAWLVFTAPLSKSLEPPVPPSVTLLSAEGDPIAKTGAVVGKPVDAAALPVHVVDAFVAVEDRRFRSHWGVDPRGILRAFVNNVFTSGSSQGGSTITQQLAKNAFLDSRRTFGRKFQEVLIAFWLEAWLTKDEILSRYLSNVYFGDNQYGLDAAARHYFSRPAVELTTGQAAMLAGLVKAPSRLAPSSNLKGAQERQAVVIGTMVDAGLLTEAEAADISPARLRLARSKALPTGTYFADWVLPAARDNDGEIATEQTVTTTLETKMQRAAERAVRNAGLRKSQIAIVAMRPDGRVIAMVGGKNYGQSPFNRATQARRQPGSTFKLFVYLAALRSGMTPDSMVLDEPVTIGDWSPKNSDGRYLGEITLRQAFARSSNVAAARLIKDVGPAAVIRAARDLGITTPIDSEASIALGTSSVSLLELTAAYAAIANGEAPVQPRGLSQSDEPGWLARFSNLRRPLGRRELEGMRELLAASVSEGTGRGAALSVETFGKTGTTQDNRDALFMGYADGIVTGVWMGNDDNTPNPGLAGGGAPARVWRDFMGQALGVSARPKPVAADVDNASDLLIDDGENFIDAPIELEGSFGGEGVGVRLNRDGSIEMTQPKDQSGDEAVEEPPVERERRRREPVPADEEF
- a CDS encoding HNH endonuclease, producing the protein MYHPDLIRHPDGCPALVLNADYTPLSYYPLSVWPWQTAIKAVFLDRVDIVSHYEREVRSPNAAIKLPSVIALKQYVRPSQFPAFTRFNLFLRDKFECQYCGTGRDLTFDHVIPRAQGGRTTWENVATACAPCNLKKGGRTPKQAAMPLHVAPIRPTNWQLQDHGRSFPPGYLHETWRDWLYWDIELLA
- a CDS encoding S9 family peptidase, which codes for MKRFVIALLSGAVLLGAGAAVATPPQAGADTLIPRAKIFGNPSRSGGQISPDGKHVSWLAPVDGVMNVWVAPIANVGAAKAITKETKRGLQSYFWAPDGQHIIYQQDAGGNENFRIHSVAIADGKDTALTPAVDKVRAQIQGVSKLRPDVVLVGLNDRNPQFFDLWEINYKTGAKKLVLENPGYGGWVTDNMLKPRFAMQQVPGGGSKYFRAGADGKWAEVLTVANEDFFTTSPIGFNRDGTTLYWVDSRGRDKAALVKMDAASLKTEVIAGSEKADIQGLLTDPETYEPIAYSVNYLKNEWTPLNAEAKGDLDFLKSKLPGEVSIMSATDDGSKMIVAASAAEAPATAYIYDRKAKTLTKLYETRPDLSAYKLQPMWPVEIPTGDGKTLVSYLTLPAGSDANKDGKPDKPVPLVLFVHGGPWARDAYGYNSAHQWLADRGYAVLSVNYRGSTGFGKGFVNAAIGEWSGKMHQDLIDAVDWSIKGGVTTKDKVAIMGGSYGGYATLVGLTFTPETFACGVDIVGPSNLKTLMESFPPYWRPILEGTFYKHIGDPGKPEDLKRMMAQSPISKVDAITKPLLIGQGGNDPRVVKAESDQIVAAMKARKLPVTYINYPDEGHGFVRPENRLSFFGISEGFLAKCLGGKAQPIGGDLTGSSLQVLEGGAYVPGLMEASAAKPAAK
- a CDS encoding serine hydrolase, with product MSGFTVDRRRALALGLGGAAAFSLPVWAQDAASPDAAIDRIVGEFMKAFETPGVGIAVVRKGAAPFLKGYGVRTLGRAALVDAHTRFGIASNSKAFTAAALAMLVEEKKLDWDDVLTKHLPDFRMADPAVTGMFTVRDLLVHRSGLPLGAGDLMYFPQSSADAAQVIRALQVLKPVRGFRSGYDYDNILYIVAGVLIERLSGMSWREFIAARLLKPLGMVDAVASRDLLRTENVAGRHGRMGPPVRGSGAMTVIQPDEGALVDAGAGINASVTDIAKWLEAQLALGALPDGKRLWSKEAAAEMWKPQTIMASSDGGTDLNPARPVMQGYALGWIVQDFRGKRLISHSGGLSGQVTQTAFIPSAGIGVAVFSNTEDAVSGGIRNALLDHLLGVTPAYDWVGSTVARTKLARDADVAAMAASEAKPPEGGPSLALTAYAGRYRDAWYGDIIVAVKRGKLNIEFVPTAAFKSVLEPWGPDAFRTRFAPGAGEDAVVSFAVAAGKVTGVKMKALSPLADFSYDFHHLDFVRVE